A DNA window from Streptomyces sp. CA-278952 contains the following coding sequences:
- a CDS encoding heparinase II/III domain-containing protein: MAALRRIARERGGWWHAYVCPAHGVELEHGDLLAGVFPEGGARCAHGCRVDSEAVRGAWLVLSHQAWARRLRVLAHRGERAEAVERLGEYAGLYAELAADRHGEAQGWMLRGRLFHQALTDAIWAVNVGHAVITLAEKEAGDLTAVLPLLEALEEAALEARDVLTAQGHLASNYTAWLNAAGVAASRAAAAVRSTAWEGAGCWLEGEHGLYAHLRVAVADDGWEWEGSTYYHGFVLRAALLALRSTDPSALPTDVVGVLAGMTDVLAAVATPGGVLPALHDGPYRRDALGLEWLELIALAQQSVPSDALEAVADRVRAELGDADDALDRELDGWFTGPPLPRRAASAPVTVFPSTGYAVLRAAGVHALVDFGPHGGSHGHRDKLSLYLYGDTTAWQPDPGQVPYAHPDFRDLYTSTAAHPAFRVDGAEQAECAGALTAADAVSVTAEATEAYEGVRAVRRVAVGPCYLVDLLTVEVTGREDPRVTAQLRPGTALDVQVQAAGPVRTTWYGDETLHGWHTQSAGVPVRPLTLPGPGPADDPQRTRTRVDFTVDASHVVFASVYQAASAGPAVSEVRLDGTELTVELVDGSTARFRTGG, translated from the coding sequence ATGGCCGCGTTGAGGCGGATCGCGCGGGAGCGCGGCGGCTGGTGGCACGCGTACGTGTGCCCGGCGCACGGGGTGGAGCTGGAGCACGGCGATCTCCTGGCCGGGGTGTTCCCCGAGGGCGGTGCGCGGTGTGCGCACGGCTGCCGGGTGGACAGCGAAGCGGTGCGCGGCGCGTGGCTGGTCCTCTCGCACCAGGCCTGGGCCCGTCGTCTGCGGGTGCTGGCACACCGGGGCGAGCGGGCGGAGGCGGTGGAGCGGCTGGGCGAGTACGCGGGCCTGTACGCCGAGCTGGCCGCCGACCGGCACGGCGAGGCCCAGGGCTGGATGCTGCGCGGCCGGCTCTTCCACCAGGCGCTGACGGACGCCATCTGGGCGGTCAACGTCGGGCACGCGGTGATCACGCTCGCGGAGAAGGAGGCCGGGGATCTGACGGCGGTGCTGCCGCTGCTGGAGGCGCTGGAGGAAGCGGCGCTGGAGGCCCGGGACGTGCTGACCGCCCAGGGGCACCTGGCGTCCAACTACACGGCGTGGCTGAACGCGGCCGGCGTCGCGGCGAGCCGGGCGGCGGCGGCCGTCCGGTCCACGGCCTGGGAGGGCGCCGGGTGCTGGCTGGAGGGCGAGCACGGGCTGTACGCGCATCTGCGCGTGGCCGTCGCGGACGACGGCTGGGAGTGGGAGGGCAGTACCTACTACCACGGCTTCGTGCTGCGGGCGGCGCTGCTGGCGCTGCGCTCCACCGACCCCTCCGCGCTGCCGACCGACGTGGTGGGCGTGCTGGCGGGGATGACGGACGTGCTGGCCGCCGTCGCGACGCCGGGCGGGGTGCTGCCGGCCCTGCACGACGGCCCCTACCGGCGCGACGCCCTCGGTCTGGAGTGGCTGGAACTGATCGCGCTGGCGCAGCAGTCGGTGCCCTCCGACGCGCTGGAGGCGGTGGCGGACCGGGTCCGCGCCGAGCTGGGCGACGCGGACGACGCTCTCGACCGTGAGCTGGACGGCTGGTTCACCGGGCCGCCGCTCCCCCGGCGGGCCGCTTCCGCCCCGGTCACCGTGTTTCCCTCGACCGGGTACGCGGTGCTGCGGGCAGCGGGCGTCCACGCCCTGGTGGACTTCGGCCCGCACGGCGGATCGCACGGCCACCGGGACAAGCTCTCGCTGTATCTGTACGGCGACACGACCGCGTGGCAGCCGGACCCGGGCCAGGTGCCGTACGCCCACCCGGACTTCCGCGACCTGTACACCTCGACGGCGGCCCACCCCGCGTTCCGGGTGGACGGCGCCGAGCAGGCCGAGTGCGCCGGCGCGCTGACGGCGGCGGACGCCGTCTCGGTGACGGCCGAGGCGACGGAGGCGTACGAGGGCGTCCGGGCGGTCCGCCGGGTGGCCGTCGGCCCGTGCTATCTGGTGGACCTCCTGACGGTGGAGGTCACGGGCCGGGAGGACCCCCGCGTCACCGCCCAGCTGCGGCCCGGTACCGCGCTGGACGTGCAGGTGCAGGCGGCGGGCCCGGTGCGCACCACCTGGTACGGGGACGAGACGCTGCACGGCTGGCACACGCAGAGCGCCGGGGTGCCGGTGCGCCCCCTCACGCTGCCGGGCCCCGGTCCGGCGGACGACCCGCAGCGCACCCGTACCCGGGTCGACTTCACGGTCGATGCCTCCCACGTCGTCTTCGCCTCGGTCTACCAGGCGGCGTCGGCGGGCCCCGCGGTGAGCGAGGTGCGGCTGGACGGTACGGAGCTGACCGTGGAGCTGGTGGACGGTTCGACAGCCCGCTTCCGGACGGGGGGCTGA
- a CDS encoding SDR family NAD(P)-dependent oxidoreductase, protein MSADLQGSRALVTGAGHGIGRAIALALAEAGADVAVHYHSSADRAADTVSAIETLGRRSKAFAADATVTADVDRLVEEAAGFLGGLDILVCNAGHLVGRSTIAEMSDDHFDRVISTNLSSTFRTVRAALPHLTRSPAGRVITMSSLAAHNGGGPGSVAYAAAKAGIRGFTKGLAKELAGTGVTVNAVAPGFIKGTAFHDTFTAPAAQEAMQAGIPVGRAGTPEDVASAVVHLASPASGFLTATTMDIDGGVWPR, encoded by the coding sequence ATGTCTGCTGATCTTCAGGGCTCCCGTGCGCTGGTGACGGGGGCGGGGCACGGCATCGGCCGCGCCATCGCGCTCGCACTGGCCGAGGCCGGCGCCGACGTCGCCGTGCACTACCACTCCTCCGCCGACCGGGCGGCCGACACGGTCTCGGCGATCGAGACGCTGGGCAGGCGCTCCAAGGCGTTCGCCGCCGACGCGACCGTGACCGCGGACGTGGACCGGCTGGTCGAGGAGGCGGCCGGCTTCCTCGGCGGACTCGACATCCTGGTCTGCAACGCCGGTCACCTCGTCGGCCGCTCGACCATCGCCGAGATGAGCGACGACCACTTCGACCGGGTGATCTCCACCAACCTGTCCTCGACGTTCCGCACGGTGCGGGCGGCGCTGCCGCATCTGACGCGGTCCCCGGCCGGACGCGTCATCACCATGTCCTCGCTCGCCGCGCACAACGGCGGCGGCCCCGGCTCGGTGGCGTACGCCGCCGCGAAGGCCGGCATCCGCGGCTTCACCAAGGGCCTGGCCAAGGAGCTGGCCGGGACCGGCGTCACGGTCAACGCGGTCGCGCCGGGCTTCATCAAGGGCACCGCGTTCCACGACACCTTCACCGCGCCCGCGGCGCAGGAGGCCATGCAGGCGGGCATCCCGGTAGGCCGGGCGGGCACCCCCGAGGACGTGGCGTCCGCCGTGGTCCATCTGGCCTCGCCCGCTTCGGGCTTCCTGACGGCGACCACGATGGACATCGACGGTGGCGTATGGCCGCGTTGA
- a CDS encoding carbohydrate ABC transporter permease: MATVDTRKPVVPSTAKPRGRGDRRPVSPGRIALYLTLSVISLLMVVPFVWMVITSLKSPVEIASQDAGLLPSSWQFGNYVDAFRAAPFATYARNSFIIAFSHTVLNVLVASMAGYALARIRFRGSEVIFYLFIAALMIPTYTKVLPEFLIVRFMPLAGGNDILGQGGSGWLDTWWALIIPGAVTPFAVFLFRQFYLDLPVELEEAARLDGLGEFRIYARIMTPQVKPALTTVALLTFESSWNNFLWPLLVTRTDSLRVIQVGLSVFKTENGTQWHFLMAGTTLATLPMVLLFLIGQRYFVQGFATAGLK, translated from the coding sequence GTGGCCACAGTTGATACGCGGAAGCCGGTAGTCCCGAGCACCGCGAAGCCGCGAGGGCGCGGCGACCGGCGACCGGTGTCCCCGGGCCGGATCGCGCTCTACCTCACGCTGTCGGTGATCTCCCTGCTGATGGTGGTGCCGTTCGTCTGGATGGTGATCACCTCACTCAAGTCGCCGGTGGAGATCGCCTCCCAGGACGCCGGACTCCTGCCCAGCAGCTGGCAGTTCGGCAACTACGTCGACGCGTTCCGGGCGGCCCCGTTCGCCACGTACGCCCGCAACAGCTTCATCATCGCGTTCAGCCACACCGTGCTGAACGTCCTGGTCGCCTCCATGGCCGGGTACGCGCTGGCGCGGATCAGGTTCCGCGGCAGCGAGGTGATCTTCTACCTGTTCATCGCGGCGCTGATGATCCCGACGTACACGAAGGTGCTGCCGGAGTTCCTGATCGTCCGCTTCATGCCGCTGGCCGGCGGGAACGACATCCTCGGTCAGGGCGGGAGCGGCTGGCTCGACACCTGGTGGGCCCTGATCATCCCGGGAGCGGTGACGCCGTTCGCGGTCTTCCTCTTCCGCCAGTTCTACCTGGATCTGCCGGTGGAGCTGGAGGAGGCGGCCCGCCTCGACGGGCTCGGCGAGTTCCGCATCTACGCCCGGATCATGACGCCGCAGGTCAAGCCGGCCCTCACCACCGTGGCGCTGCTGACCTTCGAGTCGTCCTGGAACAACTTCCTGTGGCCGCTGCTGGTGACCCGGACGGACAGTCTGCGGGTCATCCAGGTCGGGCTCTCCGTCTTCAAGACGGAGAACGGCACCCAGTGGCACTTCCTGATGGCCGGCACCACGCTCGCCACCCTTCCCATGGTCCTGCTCTTCCTCATCGGCCAGCGCTACTTCGTGCAGGGCTTCGCCACCGCCGGTCTCAAGTGA
- a CDS encoding carbohydrate ABC transporter permease has translation MLMVAPALLHAALWIGLPVLAAVALAFTKYDVLTAPQFVGLDNFRDMLDDAVFRKSIVNTAVYTFFTVPFGMLLGLLLAMALHTGLKARGIFRTAVFLPQVTATVAIALVWLWIYNPGNGLLNALLSFIGIDGPAWLSSTTWAMPSVILVGIWQGIGMKMLIYLAALQSLPRELYEAASVDGASKVRQFFSITLPLLKPATFFVLITSMISAFQSFDQIYILTDGGPANSTTMMTYEIYKSAFREFRVGYACAQSLVLFVLLMGFTLVNRRIMGGTRGHS, from the coding sequence ATGCTCATGGTGGCGCCCGCGCTGCTGCACGCCGCGCTGTGGATCGGCCTGCCGGTGCTGGCCGCGGTGGCCCTGGCGTTCACGAAGTACGACGTACTGACCGCCCCGCAGTTCGTGGGCCTTGACAACTTCCGGGACATGCTGGACGACGCGGTCTTCCGCAAGTCCATCGTCAACACCGCCGTCTACACCTTCTTCACCGTGCCGTTCGGCATGCTGCTGGGCCTGCTGCTGGCCATGGCCCTGCACACCGGCCTCAAGGCACGTGGCATCTTCCGCACCGCGGTCTTCCTGCCGCAGGTCACGGCCACGGTCGCCATCGCCCTGGTCTGGCTGTGGATCTACAACCCGGGCAACGGCCTGCTCAACGCGCTGCTGTCGTTCATCGGCATCGACGGCCCGGCCTGGCTCTCCTCGACGACATGGGCGATGCCCTCGGTGATCCTGGTCGGCATCTGGCAGGGCATCGGCATGAAGATGCTCATCTATCTCGCCGCGCTCCAGTCGCTCCCCAGGGAGCTGTACGAGGCGGCGTCGGTGGACGGCGCCTCCAAGGTCCGGCAGTTCTTCTCCATCACGCTGCCGCTGCTGAAGCCCGCCACGTTCTTCGTGCTCATCACGTCGATGATCAGCGCGTTCCAGTCCTTCGACCAGATCTACATCCTCACCGACGGCGGCCCCGCCAACAGCACGACGATGATGACCTACGAGATCTACAAGTCCGCCTTCCGGGAGTTCCGCGTCGGATACGCCTGCGCCCAGTCCCTGGTGCTGTTCGTGCTGCTGATGGGCTTCACCCTGGTCAACCGGCGGATCATGGGAGGCACCCGTGGCCACAGTTGA
- a CDS encoding ABC transporter substrate-binding protein: MELNRRSLLTAIGAGTAAALTGCGTGTGTGTSAAGSADGPAEGEITLLTPIYEGAKGKTLLEGDTLGGFRKKYPDVKVNVDYTTYAQLNEKITTGLAGGLLPDVLMMGVGWIPPFAAKGAIAELPEKLAEAHDYEKRVLEPSRHDGKLYALPVVLDTRIVVYRKDHFAEAGIRKTPANWSELRAVAKQLTEKGRVGFDPFSIDLRQCWETFLFANGGQLFSEDGRKPLFTDARGVEALQFFKDLVADGSADYARKTAAGAPSNVQTGQASMMMTTSALWVQVKEQNPELIEQDKLGSFVLANRRPAMLQGGTLVTQSASSRQPAAARALVEWLATPESILGAAQQRGSVPGLRDLDDTGYVKENQFVDLSLKNLQHAASEGGTAAWMEIREKIKPTLEPAIVGGQSAKDAIAELGRLAEAAIGRM, from the coding sequence ATGGAACTCAACAGACGGTCGCTGCTCACCGCCATCGGCGCGGGCACCGCCGCCGCGCTCACGGGCTGCGGCACCGGCACCGGCACCGGCACCTCGGCGGCCGGTTCCGCCGACGGTCCCGCCGAGGGCGAGATCACCCTCCTCACCCCGATCTACGAGGGCGCGAAGGGCAAGACGCTCCTGGAGGGCGACACCCTCGGCGGGTTCCGGAAGAAGTATCCGGACGTCAAGGTGAACGTGGACTACACCACGTACGCCCAGCTCAACGAGAAGATCACCACCGGACTCGCGGGCGGCCTGCTGCCCGACGTGCTGATGATGGGGGTCGGCTGGATCCCGCCGTTCGCCGCCAAGGGGGCGATCGCGGAACTGCCGGAGAAGCTGGCTGAGGCGCACGACTACGAGAAGCGGGTGCTGGAGCCGTCGCGCCACGACGGCAAGCTGTACGCCCTGCCCGTCGTGCTCGACACCCGCATCGTGGTCTACCGCAAGGACCACTTCGCCGAGGCCGGCATCCGCAAGACACCCGCCAACTGGTCCGAACTGCGCGCCGTGGCCAAGCAACTGACGGAGAAGGGCCGGGTCGGGTTCGACCCCTTCTCCATCGATCTGCGCCAGTGCTGGGAGACCTTCCTCTTCGCCAACGGCGGCCAGTTGTTCAGCGAGGACGGCAGGAAGCCGCTGTTCACCGACGCCCGCGGGGTGGAGGCCCTCCAGTTCTTCAAGGACCTGGTGGCCGACGGCTCGGCGGACTACGCGCGCAAGACCGCCGCCGGAGCGCCGTCGAACGTGCAGACCGGCCAGGCCTCGATGATGATGACGACCAGCGCACTGTGGGTCCAGGTCAAGGAACAGAACCCGGAGCTGATCGAGCAGGACAAGCTCGGCTCGTTCGTCCTGGCCAACCGCAGGCCCGCGATGCTCCAGGGCGGCACGCTCGTCACCCAGTCGGCGAGCTCCCGGCAACCGGCCGCGGCCCGGGCGCTCGTGGAGTGGCTGGCCACCCCCGAATCGATCCTCGGCGCGGCCCAGCAGCGCGGTTCGGTGCCCGGACTGCGGGATCTCGACGACACCGGTTACGTCAAGGAGAACCAGTTCGTCGACCTCTCCCTGAAGAACCTCCAGCACGCGGCGTCCGAGGGCGGCACCGCCGCCTGGATGGAGATCCGCGAAAAGATCAAGCCGACGCTGGAGCCCGCGATCGTGGGCGGCCAGTCGGCGAAGGACGCCATCGCGGAGCTCGGCCGGCTCGCCGAGGCCGCCATCGGCCGGATGTGA
- a CDS encoding LacI family DNA-binding transcriptional regulator, with product MSGVTIHQVAAAAGVSASTVSNVLNGRTDRMQAATLARVEQTIERLSYRPNRAARMLRTGRIKVIGLIVPSVANPFWGALARELEAIALAEGYHVLLCNSERDPARELKYGEELLADGVSGVVLCSSLPSLEHVEPLLSRGLKMVAFDRTAQAGDPPSLASISVDNAMGAELATRHLLELGHRRIAFVSGSVNSVNRRERLRGFRAALEEAGLDPADATVWPGADTTEFGDKDAAELGRNAARELLSGPRPPTAFVAINDMCAIGICRGAKDAGRTAGRDVSVVGFDDILLADLFEPPLTTVRQPLPEMAAETFQQLRARIESAPSAGRSLLIRPRLVVRESTAPVPASSLAQTGAVTDGQTPAQTDAVT from the coding sequence ATGAGCGGGGTAACGATCCATCAGGTCGCGGCGGCTGCGGGTGTTTCCGCAAGCACGGTCTCCAACGTCCTCAACGGGCGCACCGACCGTATGCAGGCGGCCACCCTGGCCCGGGTCGAGCAGACCATCGAGCGCCTCAGCTACCGGCCCAACCGTGCGGCGCGCATGCTGCGCACGGGCCGGATCAAGGTGATCGGCCTGATCGTGCCCTCCGTGGCGAACCCGTTCTGGGGGGCGCTCGCGCGGGAGCTGGAGGCCATCGCGCTCGCCGAGGGGTACCACGTGCTGCTCTGCAACAGCGAGCGCGATCCCGCCCGTGAGCTCAAGTACGGTGAGGAGCTGTTGGCGGACGGGGTCAGCGGAGTGGTGCTCTGCTCCTCGCTGCCCTCGCTCGAACACGTCGAGCCGCTGCTCAGCCGGGGTCTGAAGATGGTCGCCTTCGACCGCACGGCCCAGGCGGGCGATCCGCCGTCACTGGCGAGCATCAGCGTGGACAACGCCATGGGGGCGGAGCTGGCCACCCGCCATCTCCTCGAACTGGGCCACCGAAGAATCGCCTTCGTCTCCGGTTCGGTCAACAGCGTCAACCGCCGCGAGCGGCTGCGGGGTTTCCGCGCCGCGCTGGAGGAGGCCGGGCTCGACCCTGCCGACGCCACGGTCTGGCCCGGGGCGGACACCACCGAGTTCGGCGACAAGGACGCGGCCGAACTGGGCCGTAACGCCGCCCGCGAGCTGCTCTCCGGGCCCCGCCCGCCCACCGCGTTCGTCGCCATCAACGACATGTGCGCGATCGGGATCTGCCGGGGCGCCAAGGACGCCGGACGCACCGCCGGGCGCGATGTGTCGGTGGTCGGCTTCGACGACATCCTGCTCGCCGATCTCTTCGAGCCGCCGCTCACCACCGTCCGCCAGCCGCTGCCGGAGATGGCGGCGGAGACCTTCCAGCAACTGCGCGCCCGGATCGAGTCGGCGCCCTCGGCCGGCCGCTCCCTGCTGATCCGGCCGCGGCTGGTGGTCCGGGAGTCGACCGCGCCGGTGCCCGCGTCCTCGCTCGCGCAGACGGGCGCGGTGACGGACGGGCAGACGCCCGCGCAGACGGACGCGGTGACGTGA
- a CDS encoding serine hydrolase, with protein sequence MTGDMRANGRAEDGRGARGGPEPAGGRGSTAGPRPAGGQATGARAAGRGIVRRRLGGGILALGGALALAPIPLAGAAGRGGRRAGTADGAADTGAGMESGAHRPTLRRGSAARAGLLQGPLDQLVRDAEAYLADSPAHPWYAGAVLLAGRGGTVALHRPIGKAVRYAAYDEKTDTGVEFPADQQIAMAEDTVFDLASISKLFTSLLAVQQIERGRLELEATVASYLPEFAGGGKQDITVRQLLTHTSGFRSWIPLYKEPTREGKLRMLWEEVPAAAPGSAYLYSDLNLISLQLILEKITGRPLDALLRDEITAPLGMHRTRYNPPASWKPKIAATEDARLPWSGLDRGLVWGEVHDENAYSLDGVAGHAGVFSCAWDLAILARTLLNGGVYGRSRVLSEESVDLLFTDFNTAFPGDEHGLGFELYQHWYMGAMATPRSAGHTGFTGTSLVLDPSTDTFLIVLGNSVHPVRSWRSGSAPRVAAANQLARAVPVRPERGRTGRTAWFSGMASASTATLTLPALRLDSARARLECALWWDTERAADGLFLEASAGRDWEPVPFTTLAPGPGHRPDPQPHPAGSVTGWSGRVWHRLEADLTAWRGRDVRLRWRYATDRLYVGRGAYVDGLRVRDGHRTVFDAERPRDAGRIEATGWVPSAD encoded by the coding sequence ATGACCGGGGACATGCGGGCCAACGGGCGGGCGGAGGACGGGCGGGGCGCGCGAGGGGGCCCGGAGCCGGCCGGGGGCCGCGGCTCCACGGCCGGCCCGCGCCCGGCCGGGGGCCAGGCCACCGGCGCCCGCGCGGCCGGACGTGGCATCGTCCGGCGGCGGCTGGGCGGCGGGATACTGGCGCTGGGCGGTGCCCTCGCGCTGGCGCCGATTCCGCTCGCGGGCGCGGCCGGCCGGGGCGGGCGGCGTGCGGGGACTGCGGACGGAGCGGCGGACACGGGAGCGGGCATGGAGTCAGGGGCACACCGGCCCACGCTGCGGCGCGGGAGCGCCGCGCGCGCCGGGCTGCTCCAGGGGCCGCTGGACCAGCTCGTGCGGGACGCCGAGGCCTACCTCGCCGACTCCCCGGCTCACCCCTGGTACGCGGGCGCGGTCCTGCTCGCCGGGCGGGGCGGAACGGTGGCGCTGCACCGGCCGATCGGCAAGGCGGTGCGCTATGCCGCGTACGACGAGAAGACCGACACCGGGGTGGAGTTCCCGGCGGACCAGCAGATCGCGATGGCCGAGGACACCGTCTTCGACCTGGCCTCGATCTCCAAGCTGTTCACCTCGCTCCTGGCGGTCCAGCAGATCGAGCGCGGGAGGCTGGAGCTGGAAGCGACGGTCGCCTCGTACCTCCCGGAGTTCGCGGGCGGTGGCAAACAGGACATCACCGTCCGCCAACTGCTCACCCACACCTCGGGGTTCCGGTCCTGGATCCCGCTGTACAAGGAGCCGACCCGGGAGGGGAAGCTCCGGATGCTGTGGGAGGAGGTCCCGGCGGCCGCCCCGGGCAGCGCGTATCTCTACTCCGACCTCAACCTGATCTCGCTGCAGCTGATCCTGGAGAAGATCACGGGTCGCCCGCTGGACGCCCTGCTCCGCGACGAGATCACCGCCCCGCTCGGGATGCACCGCACCCGCTACAACCCGCCCGCCTCCTGGAAGCCGAAGATCGCGGCGACCGAGGACGCCCGGCTGCCCTGGTCCGGTCTCGATCGCGGGCTGGTCTGGGGCGAGGTGCACGACGAGAACGCCTACAGCCTGGACGGGGTGGCGGGCCACGCCGGGGTGTTCTCCTGCGCCTGGGACCTCGCGATCCTCGCCCGGACGCTCCTCAACGGCGGGGTGTACGGCCGCTCCCGCGTCCTGTCCGAGGAGTCGGTCGACCTGCTGTTCACCGACTTCAACACCGCGTTCCCGGGCGACGAGCACGGCCTCGGCTTCGAGCTCTACCAGCACTGGTACATGGGCGCGATGGCGACCCCGCGCAGTGCGGGGCACACCGGATTCACCGGGACCAGCCTGGTGCTCGACCCGTCGACCGACACCTTCCTCATCGTGCTGGGCAACTCCGTGCACCCGGTGCGGAGTTGGCGCTCGGGCAGTGCGCCCCGGGTGGCGGCCGCCAACCAGCTGGCGCGGGCCGTTCCGGTCCGGCCCGAACGGGGGCGTACGGGGCGTACGGCGTGGTTCTCCGGGATGGCGAGCGCGTCCACGGCCACCCTCACCCTGCCCGCCCTGCGTCTGGACTCCGCACGGGCCCGCCTGGAGTGCGCGCTGTGGTGGGACACCGAACGGGCCGCCGACGGCCTCTTCCTGGAGGCGTCGGCGGGGCGGGACTGGGAGCCGGTGCCGTTCACCACCCTCGCGCCGGGCCCCGGCCACCGCCCCGATCCGCAGCCGCACCCGGCCGGCTCGGTGACCGGCTGGTCGGGGCGCGTCTGGCACCGTCTCGAGGCGGACCTGACGGCCTGGCGCGGCCGGGACGTACGCCTGCGCTGGCGCTATGCCACCGACCGGCTGTACGTCGGGCGCGGCGCGTACGTGGACGGGCTGCGGGTCCGCGACGGCCACCGCACGGTCTTCGACGCGGAACGGCCCCGGGACGCCGGCCGGATCGAGGCGACCGGCTGGGTGCCCTCGGCGGACTGA
- a CDS encoding NAD(P)H-dependent flavin oxidoreductase gives METELSKQLGIEHAIFGFTPFPEVAAAITRAGGFGVLGAVRYTAPEDLARDLDRLHDLADGKPYGLDVVMPAKKVEGVTEADVEAMIPAEHRGFVRELLARHDVPELAEGEASGWRITGWMEEVARNQLDVAFDYPIKLLANALGSPPADVIERAHGHGVLVAALAGSARHARRHAEAGIDVVVAQGYEAGGHTGEIGSMVLVPEVVEAVAPLPVLAAGGIGSGEQAAAGIALGAQGVWLGSLWLTTEEADLHSPALTAKLLAAGSGDTVRSRALTGKPARQLRTAWTDAWDDAAGPGTLPMPLQGLLVAEAVSRIQKYEVGELLGTPVGQIVGRMTSERSVRAVVDDLTRGFERAVTRMNRIAGRSAT, from the coding sequence ATGGAGACGGAGCTGAGCAAGCAACTGGGAATCGAGCACGCCATTTTCGGCTTCACGCCGTTCCCCGAGGTCGCCGCGGCCATCACCAGAGCCGGCGGCTTCGGCGTGCTCGGAGCGGTGCGCTACACCGCGCCCGAGGACCTCGCGCGCGACCTGGACCGCCTGCACGACCTCGCCGACGGCAAGCCCTACGGCCTCGACGTCGTCATGCCGGCCAAGAAGGTCGAGGGCGTCACCGAGGCGGACGTCGAGGCGATGATCCCGGCCGAGCACCGCGGATTCGTGCGCGAACTCCTGGCCCGCCACGACGTGCCCGAACTGGCCGAGGGGGAGGCGTCCGGCTGGCGCATCACCGGCTGGATGGAGGAGGTCGCCCGGAACCAGCTCGACGTGGCCTTCGACTACCCGATCAAACTCCTCGCCAACGCCCTCGGCTCGCCGCCCGCCGACGTCATCGAACGGGCCCACGGCCACGGGGTCCTCGTCGCCGCCCTGGCCGGCAGCGCCCGGCACGCCCGGCGGCACGCGGAGGCGGGCATCGACGTCGTCGTCGCCCAGGGGTACGAGGCGGGCGGCCACACCGGCGAGATCGGCTCCATGGTGCTGGTCCCCGAAGTCGTCGAGGCCGTCGCCCCGCTGCCCGTCCTCGCCGCCGGAGGCATCGGCAGCGGCGAACAGGCCGCCGCCGGGATCGCCCTCGGCGCGCAGGGCGTCTGGCTCGGCTCCCTCTGGCTCACCACCGAGGAGGCCGACCTGCACTCCCCGGCCCTGACCGCCAAGCTCCTGGCCGCCGGCTCCGGCGACACCGTCCGCTCCCGCGCCCTCACGGGGAAACCCGCGCGCCAGCTCCGTACCGCGTGGACCGACGCCTGGGACGACGCGGCAGGACCCGGCACCCTGCCCATGCCGCTCCAGGGGCTGCTGGTCGCCGAGGCCGTCTCCCGGATCCAGAAGTACGAGGTCGGCGAGCTGCTCGGCACACCCGTCGGGCAGATCGTCGGCCGGATGACCAGCGAACGCAGTGTTCGGGCCGTCGTCGACGACCTGACCCGGGGCTTCGAACGGGCCGTCACCCGCATGAACCGCATCGCCGGAAGGAGTGCCACGTGA